One genomic region from Aneurinibacillus sp. REN35 encodes:
- a CDS encoding acetyl-CoA C-acetyltransferase, with amino-acid sequence MREAVIVSAVRTAVGKAPKGTLKNTRPEDLGAAVIKEAVRRAPGLEPEMIEDVVIGCAMPEGEQGLNMARIISVYAGLPNTVPAFTINRFCSSGLQSIAIAAEKIMCGYADVVIAGGVESMSYVPMTGYKPAPHPEIVEKYPEIYIGMGHTAENVAERFNVSREDQDQFAVESHRKAAAAIQEGKFKDEIVPLTIKESYLDSNDKLKVREFTFDTDEGVRPDTSIEGLARLKSPFRIGGSVTAGNASQTSDGAAAVVVMSREKAEELGLKPLAIFRSFTVGGVDPDIMGVGPIAAIPKALKLAGITQDQVDLFEINEAFASQALHVVRHLGIDQTKVNVNGGAIALGHPLGCSGTKLTVSLVHEAARRKAKYGVVSMCIGGGMGAAGVFEFIN; translated from the coding sequence ATGAGAGAAGCGGTCATTGTATCAGCTGTGCGAACAGCTGTAGGAAAAGCACCTAAAGGAACTTTGAAAAATACCCGTCCGGAAGATCTGGGCGCGGCGGTCATCAAAGAAGCGGTTCGCCGGGCTCCTGGACTAGAGCCGGAGATGATTGAAGATGTAGTTATTGGCTGCGCGATGCCGGAAGGTGAGCAGGGTCTTAATATGGCACGGATTATTTCGGTGTATGCTGGACTTCCGAATACGGTTCCGGCATTTACGATTAACCGTTTTTGTTCTTCCGGACTGCAATCCATTGCCATAGCAGCGGAGAAAATAATGTGCGGCTATGCCGATGTCGTGATTGCTGGCGGCGTAGAAAGCATGAGTTATGTGCCAATGACCGGCTATAAACCGGCACCCCATCCAGAAATCGTAGAGAAGTATCCGGAAATCTATATCGGGATGGGACACACAGCTGAAAACGTGGCTGAGCGTTTCAACGTGAGTCGGGAAGACCAGGATCAATTTGCGGTAGAGAGTCATCGAAAAGCGGCTGCAGCCATTCAGGAAGGCAAATTTAAAGACGAAATTGTCCCTCTTACAATAAAAGAAAGTTATCTGGACAGCAACGACAAGCTAAAGGTCCGAGAGTTTACGTTTGATACAGATGAAGGTGTTCGCCCGGATACGAGTATAGAAGGACTCGCCCGCCTAAAATCTCCGTTTCGCATCGGCGGCAGTGTAACGGCAGGCAATGCTTCGCAGACGAGCGATGGTGCGGCTGCGGTGGTTGTTATGTCGCGTGAGAAGGCGGAGGAGCTTGGATTAAAGCCGCTGGCGATTTTCCGTTCGTTTACCGTAGGCGGCGTAGACCCTGATATTATGGGAGTCGGGCCGATTGCAGCTATTCCGAAGGCATTGAAGCTTGCCGGGATTACGCAGGACCAAGTCGACTTGTTTGAGATTAACGAAGCCTTTGCATCCCAGGCACTTCACGTTGTTCGTCATCTAGGAATTGACCAGACCAAGGTCAATGTGAACGGCGGTGCCATTGCTCTTGGGCATCCACTCGGATGCTCAGGCACGAAGCTGACCGTATCACTTGTGCACGAAGCAGCCCGTCGCAAAGCCAAATACGGCGTTGTCTCTATGTGTATTGGCGGCGGCATGGGTGCTGCTGGTGTATTCGAATTCATAAATTAA
- a CDS encoding YkuS family protein, producing the protein MARIGVENSLGDIKQYLESQGHQVMEMNEANLKSCDCCVISGQDQNMMGMASAVTKAPVINADGMTAEEVLQEVQRTYQQ; encoded by the coding sequence ATGGCACGAATCGGAGTTGAAAATTCGTTGGGTGATATTAAACAGTATCTAGAGAGCCAAGGTCATCAAGTGATGGAGATGAACGAGGCCAACCTAAAGAGTTGTGATTGCTGTGTGATATCCGGACAAGATCAAAATATGATGGGTATGGCAAGCGCGGTGACAAAAGCGCCTGTCATTAATGCGGATGGCATGACAGCAGAAGAAGTGCTGCAGGAAGTACAGCGTACGTATCAACAATAA
- a CDS encoding ketopantoate reductase family protein, translating to MRFLLVGAGAIGGYFGGRLIQKGEEVVFLVRPPKQKQLEKAGLTITSVHGDFHTPVQTIVSGERAEPFDCIILSIKAYHLAQALHDIAPYVGENTIILPLLNGYDHYAQLTDAFGEAHILGGLCFIETTLDHEGTIIQTSPRHDIVFGEWGGGTSKRTERLLHHLEGAQFAVKHSENIQRDIWQKYIFIASMSGITTLINAPIGPILSTTAARTVFERLVHEVVAIARNAGAPIDKDTEERTIKTMESLHPEMKSSMQRDMEKGDPVETDHLHGALLALAAPEQGFYPVLEAVYGKLKVYEASLELP from the coding sequence ATGCGATTCTTACTTGTCGGAGCAGGAGCAATCGGCGGCTACTTTGGCGGACGCCTCATCCAAAAAGGCGAAGAAGTAGTGTTTCTTGTCCGTCCACCAAAACAGAAGCAATTAGAAAAAGCAGGACTGACTATAACGAGTGTGCACGGCGACTTCCATACTCCCGTACAGACGATTGTCAGCGGAGAGCGCGCGGAGCCGTTTGATTGCATTATCTTATCGATCAAAGCGTATCACCTTGCGCAGGCATTGCACGATATTGCGCCTTATGTGGGAGAAAATACGATCATTCTGCCGCTTCTCAACGGTTATGATCATTATGCACAGCTCACAGATGCTTTTGGAGAGGCGCATATTCTAGGTGGACTATGCTTTATTGAGACTACGCTTGATCATGAAGGAACCATTATCCAGACAAGCCCGCGCCATGATATCGTATTCGGCGAATGGGGGGGCGGTACCTCGAAGCGCACAGAAAGATTGCTTCATCACCTAGAAGGCGCACAATTCGCAGTGAAGCACAGCGAGAATATTCAGCGCGATATTTGGCAGAAATATATTTTCATTGCAAGCATGAGCGGAATTACGACGCTCATTAACGCTCCGATAGGCCCCATCCTTTCTACCACCGCTGCGCGCACCGTATTTGAGCGCTTGGTGCATGAGGTCGTTGCCATCGCCCGCAATGCAGGAGCACCTATTGATAAAGACACGGAGGAGCGCACAATCAAAACAATGGAGTCTTTGCATCCAGAAATGAAATCCTCAATGCAGCGGGATATGGAAAAAGGAGATCCTGTTGAGACTGACCATCTGCACGGAGCACTGCTTGCGCTTGCAGCCCCGGAACAGGGTTTTTACCCGGTGCTTGAAGCAGTATACGGAAAATTAAAAGTATATGAAGCATCGCTTGAACTACCATAA
- a CDS encoding polysaccharide deacetylase family protein: MKSRLILSIVLLLTFCVDPTHITAETKNRAYWEAKGDIVWDIHTKEKVIALTFDDGPDPHYTKQILELLDKHKAKGTFFVMGHKAEKNPSLLRDMQKKGHEIANHTYRHPQLRTISLANLKKEIKDTDDIIHSITGTYPALFRPPGGVYDDKVVNAAKSEKHLVVMWSWTQDTKDWTNPGVKKIVHKVCASAKPGNIVLFHDSGGNREQTVKALEIILDQLAKEGYRFITVSQLLSYKDKKVSTKKPK, from the coding sequence ATGAAAAGTCGCCTTATCCTCAGTATTGTTTTGCTGCTTACGTTTTGTGTTGATCCTACACACATAACAGCGGAAACAAAAAATAGAGCGTACTGGGAAGCAAAAGGGGATATTGTATGGGATATACATACGAAGGAAAAAGTAATCGCTTTAACCTTTGATGATGGACCGGACCCACACTACACCAAACAAATCCTAGAATTATTGGATAAGCACAAAGCCAAAGGAACTTTTTTTGTGATGGGGCATAAAGCAGAAAAAAATCCTTCCCTTCTTCGAGACATGCAGAAAAAAGGACATGAAATTGCCAATCACACATACCGTCATCCGCAGCTGCGCACAATTTCGCTTGCCAACTTAAAAAAAGAAATCAAAGATACGGACGACATCATTCATTCGATTACAGGCACATACCCTGCCCTATTCCGTCCACCTGGCGGCGTCTATGATGATAAAGTCGTAAATGCTGCTAAAAGTGAAAAACATCTCGTCGTTATGTGGTCATGGACCCAAGATACAAAGGATTGGACCAATCCTGGCGTAAAAAAGATTGTCCACAAAGTATGTGCGAGTGCCAAACCAGGCAATATCGTATTATTTCATGATTCTGGCGGCAACCGGGAGCAGACCGTAAAAGCCTTAGAAATCATATTAGATCAATTAGCTAAAGAAGGTTACCGCTTCATTACCGTATCGCAGCTGCTATCCTATAAAGACAAAAAAGTATCCACTAAGAAGCCAAAATAA
- a CDS encoding SEC-C metal-binding domain-containing protein: protein MILIRTYKDMTSGEKRSLTLSMKKYADAFAEKHKGDLSSFASEADVIDTFYAEWLKDSLDSHYAWCSEKNEDAAGYTAKGYHEQAGFAEETKAKALAILTEKLDMAGVQQKAPQTSVSKQPKAKEPKKVEAVTQTAAPKKTDAEKRKAKRKNASKLGRNDVCPCGSGKKYKKCCLEAGVEYTQVRGKFVATS from the coding sequence GTGATTCTTATTCGTACATACAAAGATATGACCAGTGGAGAAAAGCGCAGCCTCACGCTCTCAATGAAGAAGTATGCCGACGCGTTTGCGGAAAAGCATAAGGGCGATTTGTCCAGCTTTGCCAGCGAAGCGGATGTTATCGATACATTTTATGCCGAATGGCTGAAAGACTCGTTAGATTCGCATTATGCCTGGTGTTCTGAGAAGAACGAAGATGCAGCGGGCTATACGGCGAAGGGCTACCATGAACAAGCTGGTTTTGCAGAGGAAACAAAAGCAAAGGCTCTAGCTATTCTGACAGAGAAATTGGATATGGCAGGCGTGCAGCAAAAAGCACCACAGACATCCGTTTCTAAACAGCCGAAAGCAAAAGAGCCTAAGAAGGTAGAAGCCGTTACGCAGACGGCTGCACCAAAGAAGACAGATGCAGAAAAGCGTAAAGCAAAACGCAAGAATGCATCCAAGCTTGGCCGCAACGATGTATGCCCGTGCGGCAGCGGCAAGAAGTACAAGAAATGCTGCCTTGAAGCAGGCGTGGAGTATACCCAAGTTCGCGGGAAATTCGTAGCCACTTCCTAA
- a CDS encoding CBM20 domain-containing protein: MAKIHTIYKEDKWNMITAEMEGVRIIVREISTEWGEDTYVLNGRHELMDWAKKHFTQDKYEHAAEIIENFGKL; the protein is encoded by the coding sequence ATGGCAAAAATACACACTATCTACAAAGAAGACAAATGGAATATGATTACGGCTGAAATGGAAGGCGTTCGTATTATCGTACGCGAGATTTCCACAGAGTGGGGCGAAGATACGTACGTACTGAACGGACGCCATGAGCTTATGGACTGGGCTAAGAAGCACTTCACGCAGGATAAATACGAACATGCAGCAGAGATCATCGAGAATTTCGGGAAACTTTAA
- a CDS encoding fatty acid--CoA ligase family protein has product MTLIENIKRGAREYPERIAYIFQDMQVTYGELYQQAKSTAAYLSAKGIGKGDYVALLLGNSPHFVISYYGVLLSGAAVVPINPIYTPKEIMYILHNSRAQLAIAAAPLLPVFEGIKQQLADLREVVLVGGDGEHTWVTPFDKLIAHSSQGWQGPKLQGDDLAVILYTSGTTGQPKGAMLTQRNMASNADAIAEYLCVAGEDIFVTVLPMFHVFCMTVCMNAPIAIGATMLILPKFSPTDVVEAIKTHQATVFAGVPTMYNFIMQTPDVSVEALASLRICISGGASLPVALLHNFEKKFGKVISEGYGLSEAAPVTAFNPVQGVRKPGSIGVNIPGVENKIVDAEGEELARGQVGELIVRGPNVMKGYLNMPEETSRTLQDGWLYTGDMGYMDEDGYIFIVDRKKDMIIVGGYNVYPREVEEVLYEHPQIIEAAVIGVPDENVGEAVQAYVVSRDPSLTAEELIAYCQSGLAKYKVPSKIIFIEELPKNTTGKILRRALRDIVLK; this is encoded by the coding sequence ATGACATTAATTGAAAATATTAAGCGGGGAGCACGTGAGTATCCGGAGCGAATTGCATATATTTTTCAGGATATGCAGGTGACATACGGCGAGTTATATCAGCAGGCCAAAAGTACGGCGGCCTATCTATCCGCCAAAGGAATTGGAAAGGGAGACTATGTCGCGCTGCTGTTGGGCAATTCGCCGCATTTTGTTATCTCCTATTATGGTGTGCTGTTGAGCGGAGCTGCAGTCGTGCCGATCAATCCGATTTACACGCCTAAGGAGATCATGTACATCCTCCACAACAGCCGCGCACAGTTGGCTATTGCAGCTGCCCCTCTTCTGCCTGTATTCGAAGGCATAAAGCAGCAGCTGGCGGATCTGCGCGAAGTTGTGCTGGTGGGCGGAGATGGTGAGCATACGTGGGTGACGCCATTTGATAAATTGATAGCGCATTCAAGCCAAGGCTGGCAGGGACCTAAATTACAGGGGGATGATCTGGCCGTTATCTTGTATACGTCAGGTACAACCGGACAGCCGAAAGGCGCTATGCTTACTCAGCGCAATATGGCTTCAAATGCGGATGCTATTGCTGAGTATTTGTGCGTAGCAGGCGAGGATATATTTGTAACCGTGCTGCCTATGTTTCACGTCTTCTGCATGACAGTATGTATGAATGCGCCCATCGCGATCGGAGCGACCATGCTCATCCTGCCGAAGTTTAGTCCAACTGATGTTGTAGAAGCAATCAAAACGCACCAGGCAACCGTATTTGCCGGAGTGCCAACGATGTACAACTTCATTATGCAGACACCTGACGTCTCAGTAGAGGCATTGGCCTCTCTGCGCATTTGCATATCTGGTGGAGCTTCATTGCCAGTGGCACTGCTGCATAATTTCGAGAAAAAATTCGGAAAGGTAATTTCCGAAGGATATGGACTATCAGAAGCGGCTCCGGTGACCGCCTTCAACCCGGTTCAGGGCGTTCGTAAGCCAGGCTCTATTGGTGTAAATATCCCAGGTGTGGAAAATAAGATCGTGGATGCAGAGGGTGAGGAACTTGCGCGTGGACAAGTTGGCGAGCTGATTGTACGAGGTCCCAACGTAATGAAAGGATACTTAAATATGCCTGAGGAGACGTCCCGTACTCTGCAGGATGGTTGGCTGTATACTGGCGATATGGGATATATGGATGAGGATGGCTATATTTTTATTGTGGACCGGAAAAAGGATATGATTATCGTCGGAGGCTACAATGTATATCCGCGCGAAGTGGAGGAAGTGCTGTACGAGCACCCGCAAATCATCGAAGCAGCCGTAATCGGCGTGCCGGATGAGAATGTTGGTGAAGCGGTACAGGCCTATGTAGTAAGCCGCGATCCATCATTGACAGCGGAAGAGCTAATCGCTTATTGTCAAAGCGGGCTGGCTAAATATAAGGTGCCGAGCAAGATTATTTTCATCGAGGAGTTGCCCAAAAACACAACAGGAAAGATTCTGCGGCGGGCATTACGCGATATAGTCTTGAAATAA
- a CDS encoding acyl-CoA dehydrogenase family protein, with amino-acid sequence MSVQDTMPKGGQFILEEADFNSVLTPEDFNEEQQMIARMTRDFVEGEVAPKREEIEKLDYELTVKLLRQAGELGLLGADIPEAYGGAALDKISSSLIGENMIRGGSFSLSHGAHVGIGTLPIAIFGNPEQKAKYLPALATGEKIAAYCLTEPSSGSDALGAKTTAVLNEAGTHYVLNGTKQFITNAGFADVFVVYAKIDGEKFSAFIVEKEFPGVSTGAEEKKMGIKGSSTRPLILDNAEVPVDNLLGEIGQGHKIAFNILNIGRYKLGVGAIGASKWALELAVKYAKERKQFNTPIASFPLMQNKIADMAIRTYVNETLTYRTGGYLEAATQHLNLENNVFNEAAKAIEEHAIEYSIVKVFGSEALDFVADEGVQIHGGYGYISEYPIEQIYRDSRINRIFEGTNEVNRLLIPGTLLKRAMQGRLPLMAKLQTLQKELAGYMPPMDLSESEGLLEAESKMLAAAKKLFLMVGGTAVQKHMQKIEQEQELLENLSNMMITIYALESALLRAKKTADRKGAAAAKLQVDMTRAYFQEVWSDLEKWAKEVLVATSEGDMLRTQLSIVKKLVRMQPINTIALKREIAQRIFEAEQYTVAAK; translated from the coding sequence ATGAGCGTACAAGATACAATGCCAAAAGGTGGCCAGTTTATTCTTGAGGAAGCTGATTTTAATTCTGTATTGACCCCGGAAGATTTTAATGAAGAACAACAAATGATTGCCCGTATGACCCGTGATTTTGTAGAGGGCGAAGTCGCCCCGAAGCGGGAAGAGATTGAGAAGCTTGACTATGAACTTACTGTGAAGTTACTTCGTCAGGCAGGTGAGCTTGGACTTTTGGGTGCAGATATCCCAGAAGCATACGGCGGTGCGGCACTCGATAAGATCAGTTCAAGTTTGATTGGAGAAAATATGATTCGCGGCGGATCATTCTCCTTAAGCCATGGTGCGCATGTTGGGATTGGAACGCTGCCGATTGCGATTTTTGGCAATCCGGAGCAAAAAGCTAAGTATCTGCCGGCCCTTGCCACAGGTGAAAAGATTGCAGCATATTGCTTGACGGAACCGTCTTCCGGTTCCGACGCGCTTGGTGCGAAGACGACGGCTGTGCTTAATGAAGCCGGTACACATTATGTGTTGAACGGAACGAAGCAATTCATTACAAATGCGGGTTTTGCAGACGTCTTTGTTGTCTATGCGAAGATTGACGGCGAGAAATTCTCCGCATTCATTGTAGAAAAAGAATTCCCGGGTGTCAGCACCGGGGCAGAAGAGAAAAAGATGGGTATCAAAGGTTCATCGACACGCCCGCTTATCTTAGACAATGCAGAAGTGCCGGTGGATAACCTGCTTGGTGAAATCGGGCAAGGACATAAAATTGCATTTAACATCCTAAATATTGGTCGCTACAAGCTTGGTGTCGGTGCGATTGGCGCTTCCAAATGGGCGCTTGAGCTGGCAGTAAAGTATGCCAAGGAGCGCAAGCAATTCAATACCCCGATTGCGAGCTTCCCGCTCATGCAAAACAAAATTGCGGATATGGCGATTCGCACATATGTTAATGAGACATTGACATATCGCACAGGTGGCTATTTAGAAGCAGCGACACAGCACTTGAATCTAGAAAACAATGTATTCAACGAGGCGGCCAAAGCAATTGAAGAGCATGCGATTGAATATTCGATTGTTAAAGTATTTGGTTCAGAAGCGCTGGATTTCGTTGCGGATGAAGGCGTGCAAATTCACGGCGGATATGGTTATATTTCCGAATATCCGATTGAGCAAATCTACCGTGATTCTCGTATCAATCGTATTTTTGAAGGGACAAATGAAGTAAACCGGTTGTTGATTCCAGGTACGCTCCTAAAGCGTGCGATGCAAGGGCGTCTGCCGCTGATGGCGAAGCTGCAAACGCTGCAAAAAGAGCTGGCCGGCTATATGCCGCCGATGGATCTCTCAGAGTCTGAAGGGTTACTTGAAGCGGAAAGCAAGATGCTTGCAGCAGCGAAAAAGCTATTCCTCATGGTAGGTGGAACAGCGGTGCAGAAGCATATGCAGAAGATCGAGCAGGAACAAGAACTTCTTGAAAACCTGTCCAATATGATGATTACGATATACGCTCTGGAATCAGCGCTGCTTCGCGCTAAGAAGACAGCGGACCGCAAAGGTGCAGCCGCAGCGAAGCTGCAGGTGGATATGACGCGTGCTTACTTCCAAGAAGTATGGTCTGATCTTGAGAAATGGGCAAAAGAAGTATTGGTGGCGACAAGCGAGGGTGATATGCTTCGTACACAGCTATCAATCGTGAAAAAGCTTGTGCGCATGCAGCCGATTAATACGATTGCCCTGAAGCGTGAGATTGCACAGCGTATTTTTGAAGCTGAACAGTATACAGTAGCTGCAAAGTAA
- a CDS encoding 3-hydroxyacyl-CoA dehydrogenase/enoyl-CoA hydratase family protein: MERSIKKAAVLGSGVMGAAIAAHLANAGIQTYLLDIVPSTLTEQEEKKGWTLEHPVVRNRIATEAKARLFKTKPAPLFSQKNAEWIIPGNLDDDLARLREVDWIVEAIVENLEIKQKLWEKVEQNWTEGTIVSSNTSGVSINKMIEGRGEAFRRHFLGTHFFNPPRYMKLLELIPGKDTDENVIAFMKRFGERTLGKGVVLAKDTPNFIANRIGTYGLLVTFDEMQKAGFGAEEVDAMTGTVIGRPKSATFRTLDMVGLDTFVHVAANVYRNVTDQAEQSAFTVPELLNKMVENGWLGDKSGQGFYQKKKTAAGREILVLDFQECTYTPIKKVKIPAVEQAKAAGGLKKRLKALAYSPSKEGQFTWNVLKKTMLYSAAKLPEIADDIVSVDQAMKWGFNWELGPFETWDALGVREAAERMKKEGETIPQWVEDMLAAGKTSFYEKEGSGTYYHTLTGERAQEERAREWLTLAEYKSKSAPILSNSGASLIDIGDGVACLEFHSPNNAIGFDIVDMLFKSLDEVEKNYRGLVIGNEAKNFCVGANLMMILMEAQDDNWDDINYLVHRFQQASLALKYAKKPVVAAPFGMTLGGGAEVCLPTARIQASAETFMGLVEVGVGVIPGGGGTKEVLWRATKGADAVDSKADLVPFVTKAFEMIAMAKVSTSAEEARDLGFLRRGDAISMNRDHLLYDAKQAVLGLDMAGYEPPRPEKIRVVGADGKAVLKLGVYSMRQGGYISDHDVKIANKLAHVLSGGDVNRNTYVSEQYLLDLEREAFLSLCGEPKSQERMHHMLTKGKPLRN; encoded by the coding sequence ATGGAGAGAAGCATTAAGAAAGCCGCAGTGCTGGGCTCAGGTGTTATGGGAGCCGCAATTGCTGCACATCTGGCGAATGCAGGCATTCAGACGTATCTATTAGATATTGTGCCAAGCACACTGACAGAACAGGAAGAGAAAAAAGGATGGACGCTAGAGCATCCTGTTGTGCGTAATCGGATTGCGACAGAAGCAAAGGCGCGGCTCTTTAAAACAAAGCCGGCTCCGCTATTCTCCCAAAAAAATGCTGAGTGGATTATTCCCGGTAATCTAGACGATGATCTGGCACGCTTGCGTGAGGTAGACTGGATTGTCGAGGCGATTGTCGAAAACCTTGAAATAAAACAAAAGCTCTGGGAGAAGGTGGAGCAAAACTGGACGGAAGGCACCATCGTCAGCTCCAATACATCCGGTGTTTCGATCAATAAAATGATAGAAGGAAGAGGAGAGGCATTCCGCCGTCATTTTCTCGGTACGCACTTTTTTAACCCGCCGCGCTATATGAAGCTGCTTGAACTGATTCCAGGCAAGGATACAGATGAAAATGTAATCGCTTTTATGAAGCGTTTCGGAGAGCGGACACTTGGCAAGGGAGTCGTACTCGCTAAGGATACGCCGAATTTTATTGCCAATCGAATCGGAACGTACGGACTTTTGGTTACATTCGACGAGATGCAGAAGGCGGGCTTTGGTGCAGAGGAAGTGGATGCGATGACAGGAACTGTTATCGGTCGCCCCAAAAGCGCAACATTCCGCACGCTCGATATGGTGGGGCTCGATACGTTCGTTCATGTAGCCGCGAATGTGTATAGGAACGTTACCGATCAAGCTGAACAGTCCGCTTTTACTGTACCTGAGCTTCTGAATAAAATGGTTGAAAACGGCTGGCTAGGCGATAAATCCGGTCAAGGATTCTATCAGAAGAAGAAAACGGCAGCTGGCAGAGAGATACTTGTGCTCGATTTTCAGGAATGTACGTACACTCCAATCAAGAAGGTTAAAATCCCAGCGGTAGAGCAGGCGAAAGCGGCTGGTGGATTGAAAAAACGCCTGAAGGCGCTTGCCTACAGTCCGTCTAAAGAAGGGCAGTTTACCTGGAATGTATTGAAGAAAACCATGCTGTATTCGGCAGCGAAGCTTCCAGAAATCGCAGACGACATTGTAAGTGTGGATCAGGCGATGAAATGGGGATTCAACTGGGAGCTTGGACCGTTTGAGACATGGGATGCGCTCGGTGTAAGAGAAGCGGCAGAGAGGATGAAGAAGGAAGGCGAGACGATCCCGCAGTGGGTAGAGGATATGCTTGCGGCAGGCAAGACCTCCTTCTATGAGAAAGAAGGAAGTGGAACATACTACCACACCTTAACAGGGGAACGCGCACAGGAAGAACGCGCGCGTGAGTGGCTTACGCTTGCTGAATATAAGTCGAAGTCTGCACCGATTCTCTCTAATTCAGGTGCAAGCTTGATTGATATCGGTGATGGAGTAGCCTGCTTAGAATTTCATTCGCCAAATAATGCGATCGGCTTCGATATAGTCGATATGCTGTTCAAATCACTTGATGAAGTGGAGAAGAATTATCGCGGGCTTGTCATCGGCAATGAAGCAAAAAACTTCTGCGTTGGCGCTAACTTGATGATGATATTGATGGAGGCCCAGGATGACAATTGGGATGACATTAACTATCTCGTACACCGCTTCCAACAGGCTTCGCTTGCGCTCAAATATGCAAAAAAACCAGTTGTGGCAGCTCCGTTCGGTATGACGCTGGGCGGCGGTGCGGAAGTATGCTTGCCTACAGCGCGTATTCAGGCTTCGGCAGAGACATTCATGGGACTTGTTGAGGTGGGCGTTGGCGTCATTCCTGGCGGTGGCGGTACGAAAGAAGTGCTGTGGCGCGCAACAAAAGGCGCTGATGCCGTCGATTCGAAGGCAGACTTGGTACCTTTTGTTACGAAGGCGTTTGAAATGATTGCCATGGCAAAGGTATCGACCAGTGCAGAAGAGGCCAGAGATCTTGGTTTCCTGCGTCGGGGCGATGCGATTTCGATGAATCGCGACCATCTGCTCTATGATGCTAAGCAGGCGGTGCTCGGACTTGATATGGCAGGGTATGAACCGCCGCGGCCGGAGAAGATTCGCGTGGTAGGCGCTGACGGCAAAGCAGTATTGAAGCTTGGTGTCTATTCCATGCGCCAGGGCGGTTATATTAGCGACCATGATGTGAAAATCGCGAACAAGCTTGCTCATGTGCTCTCGGGCGGCGATGTAAACCGCAATACGTATGTGAGTGAGCAGTACTTGCTTGATCTCGAGCGTGAAGCGTTTCTAAGCCTGTGCGGCGAGCCGAAAAGCCAGGAGAGAATGCATCACATGCTAACGAAAGGAAAACCACTGCGCAATTAG
- a CDS encoding N-acetylmuramoyl-L-alanine amidase family protein has product MRPKTMFIAVWTLLFTFLFTPVYALHQVNTPVDVLIDVGHGGIDGGAVHGNVMEKTITLEVAKLLYRQLSMKGYNVVINRTEDYALSDDNNWLLTHSRHRKDLAQRKHLAKELSPKIMVSLHVNTSSDTSSHGPIVLYQKNNQSFMLADTVQHSLNNLFKVTELPQPGKRLYMLNHSICPTILVEMGFISNHQERRLMTTAAYQAQIANAIHTGIDTYFLLLNHTSLTEKDLKGVD; this is encoded by the coding sequence ATGAGACCAAAAACAATGTTCATTGCTGTATGGACACTCCTCTTCACTTTTCTTTTTACACCGGTCTATGCCCTACACCAAGTGAATACCCCTGTGGATGTTCTGATTGATGTAGGACACGGAGGCATTGACGGAGGGGCTGTACATGGCAATGTAATGGAAAAAACAATCACATTAGAGGTTGCCAAGCTACTCTACAGGCAGCTTTCTATGAAGGGATACAATGTCGTCATTAACCGGACGGAAGACTATGCATTGAGCGATGATAACAATTGGCTGCTTACCCATTCTCGCCATCGCAAAGACTTAGCACAGCGTAAACATCTGGCTAAAGAACTCTCACCGAAAATCATGGTGAGCCTGCACGTCAATACGTCAAGTGATACCTCGTCACACGGCCCGATTGTACTGTATCAAAAAAACAATCAAAGCTTTATGCTTGCTGATACGGTCCAGCATTCTTTGAATAATTTATTCAAGGTTACCGAACTTCCTCAGCCCGGAAAAAGACTTTATATGCTCAATCATTCGATTTGCCCTACCATTCTTGTTGAAATGGGATTTATCAGCAACCACCAAGAACGCAGATTAATGACGACAGCAGCCTATCAAGCACAAATCGCAAATGCGATTCATACCGGTATTGATACGTACTTTTTATTGCTTAATCACACATCACTTACCGAAAAGGATCTGAAAGGAGTGGACTAA